In the genome of Moorena sp. SIOASIH, the window CTTGACTTCAGGGTCTTGAGAGTCATTGGCAATCTTTTCGCTTTGGCGGGCTTTGGCAAAGTCAATTAGCCACTGAGACAGCTCCGAAACCAGCAGGGTTATAACTGCAATATCATCAATTTGCCCAATGATGGGAATAAAGTCTGGGGAAATATCAATGGGGCTAAGAAAGTAAACTAGGGTCCCCAAGATGATCCACCAGCGGTACTTGGAATGGCGGATAGTGTTGCGATACCAGTTGTAAAAAGATTGAATTGGATTGTTCATCAAAATTTGCGGCTGAATACCTCATCCCATACCAAGTTGCGTGGGTAGGAAAGCCACACCTCCAACTAATGGTTTAAAGGACTGGTTTGAAATGCTAATAAGCCGAGACCAGCCAAACTCGTTATCCCCAAGGGCCACACTTGTTAAGATTTCTCCGGATTAGAAGCAACCGGACAAGCGGTTTTGCTTATAGACCGGACTGGGGAACTCTCCGGCTCTGATGTACCAAACAACAGCTCAATACTCTATAGCTACTATTTATACTGCCAGATTCTTCCAGAAACCGACTATGGGGATAACCACCCGTTTGATTAGAGTTTTTACTAGAATTATATATTTTAGGACTTAGGTAAATGAAACGGGCAAGATGCCCATTCCACCATCAAACCGGCAAGATGCCCATTCCACAATGAAACGGGCAAGATGCCCATTCCACAATGAAACGGGCAAGATGCCCGTTCCACCATCAAACCGGCAAGATGCCCATTCCACCATCAAACCGGCATCTTGCCCATTCCACCATCAAACCGGCAAGATGCCCATTCCACCATCAAACCGGCAAGATGCCCATTCCACCATCAAACCGGCAAGATGCCCGTTCCACCATCAAACCGGCAAGATGCCCGTTCCACCATCAAACCGGCAAGATGCCCGTTCCACCATCAAACCGGCAAGATGCCCGTTCCACCATGAAACGGGCAAGATGCCCATTCCACCATCAAACGGGCAAGATGCCCATTCCACAATGAAACGGGCAAGATGCCCATTCCACCATCAAACCGGCAAGATGCCCATTCCACCATCAAACCGGCAAGATGCCCATTCCACCATCAAACCGGCATCTTGCCCATTCCACCATCAAACGGGCAAGATGCCCGTTCCACCATGAAACCAAAAATTGAGGCTTTCCCTAATATGGAACTTGGTTATCGTAATCAGAGGAAGAAGATCAAATGAAATTTTTGCCCATCTCCCTATCTCGCCATCTTCCCATCTCCCTATCTCCCTATCTCCCTATCTCCTAACACTCCCCACACTGCCCGCACTACCTAAGACACTCTGTACCGGATATGCTAAAGTCCAAGTGTAAATTTCCTGACCTAATCAGTTAACTTGTGGAAAATAGGATCAGTTTCTTGGCAAGTGGTTGAAAATCAATAGAAGATTGATAGACCACTGAGTTATTTGGAAGTAAGGGCAAGTCGTGGATATTGTCGAACTTATTGGAAAAGGTGGGATCGCCATGTGGCCTCTGTTGGCTCTATCGATCCTAACTATGGGTACTATCTTTGAACGGATCTGGTTTTGGGCAACTATAGCGTTGAGGGAAGGCATAATTGTTAATCGTGTTCTAGAGGCAGCAGCTGGTAGCTGGCATGTTGCTAGACAGATTGCCCTAGAGTCACGCCGACAACCCATCGGTAGATATTTGTATGCTCCTTTACGACTGAATAATCCTGACCCAGAAGTATTCCGACTGGCTCTAGAGTCGGCTGCGGATGATGAATTAGCTGCTATGCGACGGGGGGACAAACTCCTGGAAGCTGTCATTGCTCTAGCACCACTTTTGGGATTACTCGGTACAGTGTTGGGCTTGATTAATTCATTGGGTTCCATTCGCATTAGTGACCTTGGAACAGCTTCCACCGATGGGGTGACTCAGGGGATTGGAGAATCACTGATTAGCACAGCTACAGGTTTGATTGTGGCGATTATCAGTCTGGCCTTCTATCGACTATTTCAGGCTTTTTGGTTTAACCAAGTTAAAGTGTTCCGCAAAGCCGGAAGCGAGTTGGAATTGCTTTATCGACAAAATTGGTTACAACAAGAAGAAAGCTCTTAGTCCAAGGAAAAATCTATGAATAAAAAAAAGGATTCAGCTAGTTCCCCGATGGCAATCCGTCCTCTAAGACTGCGAATGGATAGCTCGCCGGAAGAGGTTCGGGTTGAGATTGTTCCCCTGATTGATGTGATTTTTTGTATTCTGACCTTTTTCATTTTGGCAGCTGTTACCTTATCTCGCCAGCAAGCCCTGAGCGTGGATTTGCCTAAGGCAAGTACTGCTAAGCCTCAAGGACGGCAAATCTTAATGGTTAGCCTCAATGAGTTTGGTCAACTCTATGTTGAACAGGAGCCAGTGGTAACCCAAGAGCAGTTCAAAAAGAAACTGCAGGCATATCGTCAAACCAATCCTTATGGGTTGATGGCGCTTTATGCTTCCAAGGAGGCCAGTTACAACGAGGTCGTTCAGGTATTGGATGTGCTACGACAAGTGGGAGGCGATCGCGTAGCCCTAGCTACTCTACCGGGATCCTCAGGTCAATCCATTGACTTTATACCTTCCCTACCATCGGGAACAGGTGTCCCTAAGGTTAACTCCCCTGGAAAAAACTCCTCCGATTCGATTAATGACATATTAAAGTTCTTGCCTGGATCTACCAATAATAAATAAGGTTTTTCGGAAGTGTGGGGAGATGGGGAGATGGGGAGATGGGGAGATAGGGAGATGGGGAGATGGGGAGATGGGGAGTCAGAAAGGGTTTTTTCCCCCACCTTAATAAGGGTGACCCACACAGAAATCAAACCACTCGCGCTTTGGATCAAGACAATGTCTTTAAGTATACCCAATTATTGAAAACTACTTTTCCCCCCACACTCTCCTATCTTCCCACACTCCCCCCTCTCCCCACACTCCCCTATCTCCCCACACTTCCCCCTCTCCCCACACTTCCCCTCTCCCCACACTTCCCCCTCTCTAGATTCCTAAGCTGGAACCTCTATTTTTTGGCTTCCAGCAAGACCAAAGGCTTTATGGATAGCTTGCAATGCTCGCACTCCTTGGTCTTGGGCAACAACACAGCTAATCTTAATTTCTGAGGTGGCAATCATTTGAATATTGATTTGTTCCGAACCTAGGGCAGCAAACATCTGTGCTGCGATGCCTGGTTGTCCAACCATGCCAGCACCGACAATACTTACTTTGGCAATATCGGCATCCAGGAGAATTTCACTACACCCAATCACTGGTGCCATCTGTTGTAGGGCTTTCTGAGCCATTTCTGCTTCTGCTTGAGGTACTGTGAAGGCAAGATCCCTGGTGGCAATTCCATTAATGATTCGACAGCGTTGGGACTGGATAATCATATCAATACTAATATTGTGCTCTGCCAAGGTTCCAAATATCTTGGCTGCCATGCCTGGACGATCGGGAATTTGCCGAATGGCTAGACGGGCTTGGTTGATGTCTAGAGCTACACCTCGAACGGGGGGGTGGGTGATCTCGCTTGAGTGGTCAGTATCTCCTGCTTCAGGAGGAATGGGTAGATGAATGGGGGTATTGTTGATATCGAAACAGTTACACAAGGCCGCGATCGCGCGATCGCATTCGAGGGCATCAATCACACAGCTGACTTTGATTTCGGAGGTGGAAATCATCTCGATGTTGACACCGGCATCCGCTAAAGCCTGGAACATCTGAGCTGCAACCCCAGGACGTCCAATCATCCCTGCCCCAGTGATCGAGACTTTAGCAATATCCCTACCTACCATCACTTCTGCTTCTTGGGTATCGGGGGTGGTTTGGCGACGCAGGGCGGGAGCAATGGCTTCGGCTACTGATTCCGCTCGATTGATAATAGCGGTATTAACGGTAAAAGCAATATCATTAGTATTCTGTTCGTGAATTGACTGGATAATCAAATCCACATCTAGGTCTTGAACTGCAATTTCACCAAACAACCGTGCTGCTACACCAGGGGAATCTGGCACTCGTAAGAGGGCTATTTTTGCCTGGTCGGTGTCATATTCTACGGTATTCACTGGTCGAGCAATTTCTAATCCCTCTAAGGAACGGGGGGGAGAGCTTGGGGAAATTACCCTAGTGCCAGGCTCATCGCTCCAGCTGGATAGTACTACTAAGGTTAAGCCATAGTTGCGCGCAATTTCCACGGCACGGGGATGGAGGACTTTTGCCCCTAAGCTAGCTAATTCCAGCATTTCATCAGCGGTAATTTCTGGCATCAGTTGAGCATCCGGTACAATCCGGGGGTCAGTGGTTAAAATCCCCGGTACATCGGTATAAATCTCACACCGAGATGCCCCCAGTGCTGCGGCTAGGGCTACGGCTGAGGTATCAGAGCCACCCCGACCTAGGGTAGTGATTTCTAAGTCATCAGTGCTGGTGATGCCCTGGAAACCAGCAACTACTACAACTTTCCCCTCGTTCAAAGACCGCTCCAGCCGCTCGGTTTCGATTTGCAGAATCCTAGCGCTACTGTGTTTAGCTTCTGTTACAATACCCACTTGAGCGCCAGTTAGGGAAATAGCTGGTTGCCCTAATTCCTGTAGGGCCATGGATAATAGAGCAATGGATACTTGCTCACCGGTGGATAGTAGCATATCCATTTCCCGACGACAGGGATTAGGGGATATGGCTTTCGCTAGTTGTACCAAACCATCGGTAGTCTTACCCATAGCGGACACCACCACTACCACGGAATTGTCTTGTTGGACTGTTTTGAGAATTCGCTGGGCAACGGCTTGTATGCGTTCCACAGAGCCCACCGAGGTACCACCGTATTTTTGGACAACTAGCGCCATAAGCTTATTCCACTATTTGTTTTTTTGTTTGACTCCCGTTTCCAGGATTGAGTGAATTGTAATGTAAGCTATCAGCTATCAGCTATCAGCGAACAGCGATTAGCGCTACAGATGGTGCTACAGATGGTGCTTTCAGCTAAAGGCTGACGGCTGATGGCTGACGGCTGATGGCTGACGGCTGACCACTGACGGCTGACCGCTTACTGCTGACTGCTTACATCGTAATTCCCTGGATACGTTAACAAAATCGTCAATAATTGTCAACAAAGAAATATTTTTTCAGTCTCTTGTTTTTAGAGAAGCAATCAGCTATCAGCTTTCAGCTTTCAGCAATCAGCTTTTGTATCTGGGTTGTCAATTCATCGATTGCCGAAAAAGGCAAGAGGCAAGAGGCAAAAGGCAAAAGAGATCTGGAGTTTTATTGGACAGTAAAAAAAGACCATACAGGTTTAAAGCAAGATAGCTGACCGCTGACCGCTGACTGCTGAGAGCTGACTGCTGACAACTGACCGCTGAATGCTTAGATTCCTTCACCAAATTAGATCAAGATACAGCACAAAACCAGGCAAAACCTCTTCTCCCGATAAACTAGTGGGAGACTCTAAAACTTCAACCTCTTTACCTGGTCGATAAATTTCCACTTGTCGCTCTTTACGATTAATCAACCAACCTAAACGAGTGCCATTGTCTCGGTATTCTTCCATTTTTTTGCGAATTGCTATTAAGGGATCACTGGGCGAACGTAATTCAATCACAAAGTCAGGACACAGGGGCAGAAATTTCTCTTGTTGTTGAGGAGTTAAACTATTCCAGCTTTGTAATGGTATCCAAGATGCATCGGGAGAACGGTCGGCACCATTGGGGAGTTTAAAACCAGTGGAGGAATCGAAAGCAATTCCCAACTTGTTTTGACGACTCCAGGCTTGAAGTTGGTAGCCTATTTCTAGATTACGGTTTCCTGTGCTGCCGCCAGTGGGTGACATAATAATTAAATCTCCATTAGCATTGCGTTCAAATTTTAAATCGTCGTTGTCTTGACAAAGCTGGAAAAATTGCTCGTCGGTAAGGTTAATTGATTGGAGATCAAGGGTTAAAGTGCTCATGATTGTTTAGGAAAGGGAGTGGGGAGTAGGGAGTAGGGAGTAGGGAGTAGGGAACAGGGAACAGAGAATAGGCAAGAGGCAAGAGGCAAGAGGCAAGAGCGAAAAAATATTGTGTACCTGATTAGGCTAGAGAGCACTATATTCAAGTTATTTAGCAAAGGGAGTTGGGAGTTGGGAGAAGAAACTTTAAGGTAAATTATAAGTATAAATAATTAAAATTAACGCTATATAGTTTTTTGAGCGATTGACCTTGGCCAAAAGGCCACGCGTTCGCGTTTGGTCACGCTACGCGAGTCACGCGATGAAGCTTCGCTTCCGCTAAAAGCGATCGCGTTTTTGATTCCCACTGATCAATAACTATTCCGATGTTGCCCTAGAAAAATTGACTACTAATAGAATAGCTAGTATAGCAACTCCGTTATGGCTTTGACATTTATAAAAGCTCAAAAAGGTTTGCTTTTGTAGTAGACTTTTGCCTCTTGCCTCTTGCCTCTTGCCTCTTGCCTCTTGCCTCTTGCCTCTTGCCTCTTGCCTCTTGCCTCTTGCCTCTTGCCTCTTGCCTCTTGCCTCTTGCCAATGCCATTGCGCGTAGCGCTTTACCATAGTTTGCTCAAAAAAGACAGAACCAACGGCTGGGTTTTTTGGCGAGTTTCAACGATACCTTAGCGATAGGCGTTAAATTTGAGTAGGAAATACCACCACTATGTCTAAAACTATGACCTCTGCTGTTGTGCCTAATACTCCTCCTATACCGCCAACTCAATATGAACTTCCTTGTGATGACGGTATTCCTATGGAAACGGAACGACATAAACTTCAGATGGAATTGCTGACTGACCCGTTATACCCTTGGTTAGCCCAGCGGGAGGATGGCTATTTTGGGGGTAATATGTTTCTTTATTTCAGTACAGAACAAATTAAGAATCAAGACTTCCGAGGTCCGGATGTATTTGTAGTGCTTGGAGTTCCCAAAGCCGAACGACTCAGTTGGGTAGTTTGGGAAGAAGGTAAAGCACCTGATGTGATTATTGAGCTAATTTCTGACAGTACAGCTAACACGGATAAAACTACTAAAAAAGTAGTTTATCAAGACCAAGTCAGAGTACCAGAATATTTTTGGTACGATCCGTTTAATCCAGAGGATTTTGCCGGATTTAGGTTGCACAATGGCGTCTATCAGCCTTTAACTGAAGATGAACAAGGACGACTAATTAGCGAAAGATTAGGATTAGCCTTAGTCCGTTGGCAAGGGGTCTATAAAAATAATGTCGATACGACTTGGTTACGTTGGGCTACTTTAGAAGGAATTGTGCTACCTACTGCTGAAGAAATAGCAGCCCAAGCTCAACAAGAAGCTATCCAAGCTCAACAACAAGCTACCCAAGCTCAACAACAAGCTACCCAAGCTCAACAACAAGCTACCCAAGCTCAACAACAAGCTACCCAAGCTCAACAAGAAGCAGCTCAAGCTCAACAACAAGCCACCCAAGCTCAACAACGAGCTGAGCAACTGGCTGCTCGTTTACGAGCTATGGGAGTCGATCCTGATCAAGTTTGAAGCGATCGCATAAGGGATTGGTGTAAGTGCGTAGGGTGCGTTAGGGGAGGGATTGCCATGATATTCAAGGTCGTAGCCAGTAGCCCCGTAACGCACCACCAAAAGGTAGGAGATGCACTGAGTTTATGATCAATAAATTGGAACGAGTTGCTCCATTTTCCCGATTCCCGATTCCCGATTCCCTATTCTTCATTATCAGCTCAGGTAAACGTTTGACAATGGTTCAACAGCTACAGCCAACTACTGATGATAGTTTTTATCCCGAAAGTGACGGCAAACCTTTGGCGGACAATACCCTTCAATTTGAACTAATTACTACCATTAAGTCTGGCCTAGACCTTAGATTTAAAGATGACCCCAATGTGTTTGTAGCAGGGGATTTGTTGTGGTATCCAGTAGAAGGACAACCAAAAATTAACCAAGCACCCGATGTGATGGTGGTGATTGGTAGACCGAAAGGGCATCGGCGTTCTTACAAAACCTGGGTTGAAGATAACATTAATCCCCAGGTAGTTTTTGAAATAGCGTCACACACAAACACTATCAAAGAATTAGAAGATGATAAACTCAAGTTTTACCATAACCATGAGCTAGAAGAGTACTATCTCTATGATCCAAATCGGACAACACTAAAAGGCTGGTTGCGTTCATCAGAAAAGTTAGAAGCTATCCCCCAGATGCTTGGTTGGGTTAGTCCCCGTTTAGGAATTACCTTTGAGTTAGTAGAGTCGGAATTGGTACTGTATTATCCTAATGGTGAGCGCTTTGCGAGCTATTTGGAAATTGTTGAACTCAAAGAGCAAGCTATTGAACTGAAACAGCAAGCGGAGAAAGCTTTAGAGCAAGAAAGAAGTCGTATGAAAGCCTTGCTGGAACAATTAAGAGCGAAAGGGATAGATCCAGAGGATTTTGATCTTTGACTATAGTGTTTGTATCTGGCTTGTAAAGTCAAGGAGATTTCAAGGGTTTGAGGCTCCTGATTGTTAGAGGGTTTAATTGGTACAGTTCTTAGGGCGTTGCTGATTTTGGGTATGCTTTCGCCCCCCTAGCCCCCCAATTCTGGGGGGAACAAAACTATCAAAGTCCCCCAAATTTGGGGGATTTAGGGGGCTTTAACAAAACCAGGTTATCGCGCATTCATTCCTTAATTCAGCAACGCCGTTCTTAGGGCGATTTCTTGCATGGTTGGGACTCAAACCCCTTTTTCAACAAACTCAACAAGACGATGCGCTAAGTATTCTTTAGCCGAGGTGCGATACTAATTCAGCTATGTTATGATCCAGACTGTCTTAAAACGGCTCATGAGCTTCACCAGAGTGATCCTGTGATCGGCAAGAATGCCCTCGAAGGATTCTAACATTAACCAACACCAGGAGCAATACAAATGAACTATGAAGGGTTTACAACATTTAACGCTGAAGTTAATGATGGGGTTCTCACTGTTACGTTTGATTATCCACCTGTGAATGTTCAGGGGCTGCCAATGCTTGCTGACCTGAATATGTTAGCTCAGAAATTGGAAGCTGACAGGGATATTAAAGTTGTGGTTTTCCAATCAGCGCATCCTGAGATTTTCGTCTGCCATGCTGATACTAATTTCCTGAAGGATATGTCAGGCAAAGCCGTTTCACGGGACGAGGTGAAGTTGTTAGATCTACAGGTAGTGCTAGAGCGAATTAGCAAACTGCCTCAGGCGACCATTGCCAAAATCGAAGGCTTTGCCAGAGGTGGAGGCCATGAGTTTGCCCTTGCTTGCGATATGCGTTTCGCAGCTCGCGGTAAAGCTAGATTCATGCAGATGGAAGTTGGTATGGGCATCCTACCTTGCGGTGGTGGTGCATCCCGTATGGCGCGCCAAGTCGGTCTTGGTCGTGCCCTTGAGATTGTTTTGGGTGCCCGTGATTTTGATGCTGATGAAGCGGAAAGGGTTGGTACGATCAACCGTGCCTTGGATCCCGAAGAGATCGGACCTTTTGTTGAAGATCTTGCAAAACGTATTGCCCTTTGGCCGTCCGAGTCGATCAATGCGACTAAACAGGCTGTTTATGAGTCTATCGATGTGTCAATTGAAGAAGCGCTCAGGGCTGAAGCTTATTGGTTATATCAGGCAACCAGCCAAACTCCAGCTCTTAAACGCTTCAAGTGGGCAGATGAACAAGGTGCACAGTTTGATATGGATAATCAGCGCTCCTGGCCGGATATGCTGGTCAAAGTTCAGGACGTAAAAGAATAATTGTCCAAGACGGGATTTATCGCTAACATTCTGACGGGGGCCCATGCCCCCACCTGTTATGCATCAATGATGAATGGAAAGAATGGAAAACTGCAGTTGACTTTGGGAAAACCTGGCCTGGAGCAGCAATTTATTACAAGGGGGATTTAATGGCTTGGGTTACAAATACTGTCGATAACCCAAGGGAGTAGTGGGATGTTTTATGCGATCGCATTTTATCGGACTTGGTCAGCTCTCCCTATCTCCCGACTCCCTTTTTATCTTGACTTCCGATTGAAATAATCCGAAACAAGCTCGACAGCACCCCAGAAAAACCCCCAGGTGCTTACCTCATAGACTCCAATGGGAAGGTGGCTTGTACCTCTCTATCCAATAGTTGCCTTGGGTAGGTATATCTTTTAGATCTTTTATGAGTTTCATTCCTGCAGCTTTAGGGTCAAAGTCTTTAGGAAAGATGGTGGGGCAAGGATAGCTCATGTTATTTTTTGTAC includes:
- a CDS encoding enoyl-CoA hydratase/isomerase family protein: MNYEGFTTFNAEVNDGVLTVTFDYPPVNVQGLPMLADLNMLAQKLEADRDIKVVVFQSAHPEIFVCHADTNFLKDMSGKAVSRDEVKLLDLQVVLERISKLPQATIAKIEGFARGGGHEFALACDMRFAARGKARFMQMEVGMGILPCGGGASRMARQVGLGRALEIVLGARDFDADEAERVGTINRALDPEEIGPFVEDLAKRIALWPSESINATKQAVYESIDVSIEEALRAEAYWLYQATSQTPALKRFKWADEQGAQFDMDNQRSWPDMLVKVQDVKE
- a CDS encoding Uma2 family endonuclease gives rise to the protein MSTLTLDLQSINLTDEQFFQLCQDNDDLKFERNANGDLIIMSPTGGSTGNRNLEIGYQLQAWSRQNKLGIAFDSSTGFKLPNGADRSPDASWIPLQSWNSLTPQQQEKFLPLCPDFVIELRSPSDPLIAIRKKMEEYRDNGTRLGWLINRKERQVEIYRPGKEVEVLESPTSLSGEEVLPGFVLYLDLIW
- a CDS encoding Uma2 family endonuclease, translated to MVQQLQPTTDDSFYPESDGKPLADNTLQFELITTIKSGLDLRFKDDPNVFVAGDLLWYPVEGQPKINQAPDVMVVIGRPKGHRRSYKTWVEDNINPQVVFEIASHTNTIKELEDDKLKFYHNHELEEYYLYDPNRTTLKGWLRSSEKLEAIPQMLGWVSPRLGITFELVESELVLYYPNGERFASYLEIVELKEQAIELKQQAEKALEQERSRMKALLEQLRAKGIDPEDFDL
- a CDS encoding aspartate kinase codes for the protein MALVVQKYGGTSVGSVERIQAVAQRILKTVQQDNSVVVVVSAMGKTTDGLVQLAKAISPNPCRREMDMLLSTGEQVSIALLSMALQELGQPAISLTGAQVGIVTEAKHSSARILQIETERLERSLNEGKVVVVAGFQGITSTDDLEITTLGRGGSDTSAVALAAALGASRCEIYTDVPGILTTDPRIVPDAQLMPEITADEMLELASLGAKVLHPRAVEIARNYGLTLVVLSSWSDEPGTRVISPSSPPRSLEGLEIARPVNTVEYDTDQAKIALLRVPDSPGVAARLFGEIAVQDLDVDLIIQSIHEQNTNDIAFTVNTAIINRAESVAEAIAPALRRQTTPDTQEAEVMVGRDIAKVSITGAGMIGRPGVAAQMFQALADAGVNIEMISTSEIKVSCVIDALECDRAIAALCNCFDINNTPIHLPIPPEAGDTDHSSEITHPPVRGVALDINQARLAIRQIPDRPGMAAKIFGTLAEHNISIDMIIQSQRCRIINGIATRDLAFTVPQAEAEMAQKALQQMAPVIGCSEILLDADIAKVSIVGAGMVGQPGIAAQMFAALGSEQINIQMIATSEIKISCVVAQDQGVRALQAIHKAFGLAGSQKIEVPA
- a CDS encoding Uma2 family endonuclease; the protein is MSKTMTSAVVPNTPPIPPTQYELPCDDGIPMETERHKLQMELLTDPLYPWLAQREDGYFGGNMFLYFSTEQIKNQDFRGPDVFVVLGVPKAERLSWVVWEEGKAPDVIIELISDSTANTDKTTKKVVYQDQVRVPEYFWYDPFNPEDFAGFRLHNGVYQPLTEDEQGRLISERLGLALVRWQGVYKNNVDTTWLRWATLEGIVLPTAEEIAAQAQQEAIQAQQQATQAQQQATQAQQQATQAQQQATQAQQEAAQAQQQATQAQQRAEQLAARLRAMGVDPDQV
- a CDS encoding YkvA family protein; amino-acid sequence: MNNPIQSFYNWYRNTIRHSKYRWWIILGTLVYFLSPIDISPDFIPIIGQIDDIAVITLLVSELSQWLIDFAKARQSEKIANDSQDPEVKTVDVDSIGV
- a CDS encoding biopolymer transporter ExbD, which translates into the protein MNKKKDSASSPMAIRPLRLRMDSSPEEVRVEIVPLIDVIFCILTFFILAAVTLSRQQALSVDLPKASTAKPQGRQILMVSLNEFGQLYVEQEPVVTQEQFKKKLQAYRQTNPYGLMALYASKEASYNEVVQVLDVLRQVGGDRVALATLPGSSGQSIDFIPSLPSGTGVPKVNSPGKNSSDSINDILKFLPGSTNNK
- a CDS encoding MotA/TolQ/ExbB proton channel family protein, which produces MDIVELIGKGGIAMWPLLALSILTMGTIFERIWFWATIALREGIIVNRVLEAAAGSWHVARQIALESRRQPIGRYLYAPLRLNNPDPEVFRLALESAADDELAAMRRGDKLLEAVIALAPLLGLLGTVLGLINSLGSIRISDLGTASTDGVTQGIGESLISTATGLIVAIISLAFYRLFQAFWFNQVKVFRKAGSELELLYRQNWLQQEESS